From Camelina sativa cultivar DH55 chromosome 20, Cs, whole genome shotgun sequence, the proteins below share one genomic window:
- the LOC104769564 gene encoding protein IQ-DOMAIN 1-like, producing the protein MAKKKGLFTVLKRIFISEANSEKKEKRRKWTFWKLRIKKRLPSITAPPEHRTSNESYEEQKKEIVSDVGEISQVSCSRQLDSIEESKGSTSPETADLVVQYQMFLDRQEEVHAATRIQTAFRGHLARKALRALKGIVKLQAYIRGRAVRRQAMTTLKCLQSVVNIQSQVCGKRTQIPGGGAHRDYEEGNTFNDNTLKVDTNSQKRWDDSLLTKEEAEAVVMSKKEASLRRERIKEYAVTHRKSAESYQKGSNTKWKYWLDEWVDTQLTKSKELEDLDFSLKTKPKEETLNEKQLKTPRNSSPRRLMNNHKRQVSISEEEQSPATVAVSTPTYMVATESAKAKSRSLSSPRIRPRSFDTQSESYSPYKNKLCLTTSMMSEAPSKVRIANNGGNTRPSAYQQRSPGLRGFNIGPLKSCNNSNTLLNDLSINSERSLPSWNKQSSLR; encoded by the exons ATGGCTAAGAAGAAAGGCTTGTTCACTGTATTGAAAAGGATTTTTATTTCAGAAGCTAACTCAGAAAAG aaagagaagagaagaaaatggacGTTTTGGAAGCTTAGGATTAAGAAAAGATTACCTTCCATAACAGCACCTCCAGAGCACAGGACAAGTAATGAATCGTATGAGGAACAGAAGAAGGAAATTGTGTCAGATGTGGGTGAGATCAGCCAAGTATCTTGTAGTCGACAGTTAGATTCCATAGAAGAATCAAAAGGTTCAACATCCCCTGAAACTGCTGATCTAGTAGTCCAGTATCAAATGTTTTTAGATAGACAGGAAGAGGTTCATGCTGCTACTCGGATTCAGACTGCTTTCCGGGGTCATCTT GCAAGGAAAGCTCTACGTGCCTTAAAGGGAATAGTGAAGCTCCAAGCATATATCAGAGGTCGTGCCGTGAGACGCCAAGCAATGACTACACTAAAATGCTTGCAATCTGTTGTGAACATTCAGTCACAGGTCTGTGGTAAGAGGACACAGATTCCCGGAGGAGGTGCACACAGAGATTATGAAGAGGGCAATACATTCAATGACAACACTCTCAAG GTGGACACAAACAGTCAAAAGAGATGGGACGATAGTCTTTTGACAAAGGAAGAGGCAGAAGCTGTCGTCATGAGCAAGAAAGAAGCTTCactaagaagagaaagaataaaGGAATATGCAGTCACCCACCGG AAATCAGCGGAGTCATATCAGAAAGGGAGTAACACGAAGTGGAAGTACTGGTTAGACGAATGGGTAGATACTCAGCTAACCAAAAGCAAGGAGCTCGAAGATCTCGACTTCTCCttgaaaacaaaacctaaagaGGAAACTTTGAATGAGAAACAGCTTAAAACTCCAAGGAACTCATCACCAAGAAGATTGATGAATAATCATAAAAGACAAGTTTCAATAAGCGAAGAGGAACAAAGCCCTGCCACGGTGGCTGTAAGTACACCAACTTATATGGTTGCAACAGAGTCAGCAAAGGCAAAGTCAAGATCTTTAAGCTCCCCAAGGATAAGACCAAGAAGCTTCGACACACAGTCGGAGAGTTACTCACCGTATAAGAACAAGCTATGCTTAACCACCTCAATGATGAGTGAAGCACCAAGCAAAGTCAGGATAGCAAACAATGGCGGTAATACTAGACCAAGTGCATACCAGCAACGGTCACCAGGGTTAAGGGGATTTAACATAGGCCCTTTAAAATCATGCAATAATAGTAATACTCTGTTGAACGATCTGAGCATTAATTCAGAAAGATCTCTACCGAGCTGGAACAAGCAGAGTAGCTTGAGATGA
- the LOC104769565 gene encoding uncharacterized protein LOC104769565, with product MSLVDYDDSSSDEDVLAAEEKQSLPQPQQKPTPIPPTRQRCQQEESVEKLPDALFLLESPTLSQVTGGDHASVVAAAMAESALRKRDLNRNASSHPRRPKVPRGNLPHSKNIPETMGNVLVPPQLKGRSNVATEDMSRLFVKKRQDSSKARSPNQE from the exons ATGTCACTCGTAGATTACGACGATTCTTCATCCGACGAAGATGTCTTAGCCGCCGAGGAGAAGCAATCACTCCCACAACCGCAACAAAAACCCACTCCAATTCCTCCAACTAGACA GAGATGTCAGCAGGAAGAGAGTGTTGAGAAGCTACCAGATGCTTTGTTTCTTCTGGAGTCACCGACACTCTCACAGGTGACTGGTGGTGACCATGCTTCTGTTGTTGCAGCTGCAATGGCCGAGAGTGCGTTACGGAAGAGGGACTTGAATAGGAATGCTTCTTCTCACCCTCGTCGTCCCAAGGTACCGAGAGGAAATTTGCCTCATTCCAAGAATATTCCTGAAACTATGGGTAATGTGCTTGTACCTCCTCAGCTCAAGGGAAG GAGCAATGTTGCCACAGAGGATATGAGCAGGCTTTTTGTGAAAAAACGCCAAGACTCCTCCAAGGCAAGATCTCCAAATCAGGAATAG
- the LOC104769566 gene encoding flowering time control protein FY isoform X2 yields MYGESMQQLPPIQNQQLGGHIPGSDMHRGSQMPPQPMMRQSSASSTNINHDYHHSSAPNNSFDPHDSFGAKRMRKHTQRRAVDYTSTVVKYIQARTWQRDSRDRTFLQATPAAAVDMLPTVAYSDNPSTSFAAKFVHTSLNKNRCSINRVLWTPSGRRLITGSQSGEFTLWNGQSFNFEMILQAHDQPIRSMVWSHNDNYMVSGDDGGTIKYWQNNMNNVKANKTAHKESVRDLSFCKTALKFCSCSDDTTVKVWDFAKFQEESSLTGHGWDVKSVDWHPTKSLLVSGGKDQLVKLWDTRTARELCSFHGHKNIVLSVKWNQNGNWLLTASKDQIIKLYDIRTMKELESFRGHTKDVTSLAWHPFHEEYFVSGSSDGSICHWVVGHENPQIEIPNAHDNSVWDLAWHPIGYLLCSGSNDHTTKFWCRNRPADNPRDVLPMQNQGYNEQGFGNRQPDNFQPSEASPIPGAFVPGLTRNEGTIPGIGIAMPFDASSQGEHKQPLPGSMAVGAPPLPPGPHPSLLGSGQQQGYQQQQHHQGHPQQMPPMPNMPHHQLPPSAHMPLHPHHLPRPMQMPPHGHMPPSSMPMSHQMPGSMGMQGGMNPQMSQSHFMGAPSGVFQGPPSSGGPQMYPQGRGGFNRPQMMPGYNNPFQQQQQPPLPPGPPPNNNQQHQ; encoded by the exons ATGTACGGTGAATCGATGCAACAGCTCCCACCAATACAAAATCAACAGCTAGGGGGACATATCCCCGGCAGCGATATGCACAGGGGTTCACAGATGCCGCCACAGCCTATGATGCGGCAGTCATCAGCTTCTTCCACTAACATTAATCACGACTACCACCACTCATCTGCCCCAAACAATTCCTTTGACC CACATGACAGTTTTGGGGCGAAACGTATGAGAAAGCATACTCAGAGAAGAGCTGTTGATTACACCAGCACCGTTGTGAAATACATTCAG gCTCGAACATGGCAGCGAGACTCAAGGGATAGGACCTTTTTGCAAGCAACCCCAGCTGCAGCAGTTGAT ATGCTTCCCACTGTTGCGTATTCAGATAATCCTTCAACAAGTTTTGCTGCAAAGTTTGTTCACACATCTTTAAACAAGAATCGTTGTTCAATCAACCGTGTATTG TGGACACCTTCAGGAAGGCGTCTTATCACGGGCTCCCAAAGTGGGGAGTTTACTCTTTGGAATGGGcaatcttttaattttgaaatgatTCTTCAG GCACATGATCAACCTATAAGGTCGATGGTATGGAGCCACAATGACAATTATATGGTTTCTGGTGATGATGGAGGCAcaataaa GTATTGGCAGAACAATATGAACAATGTGAAAGCCAACAAAACTGCTCACAAGGAATCAGTTCGCGatttaag TTTTTGTAAAACAGCTTTGAAGTTCTGCTCGTGTTCTGATGATACGACTGTTAAAGTCTGGGATTTTGCCAAGTTCCAAGAAGAAAGCTCATTAACCG GCCATGGTTGGGATGTCAAGAGCGTTGACTGGCACCCGACAAAGTCCCTACTAGTTTCTG GTGGAAAAGACCAACTTGTCAAACTCTGGGATACTAGAACTGCGAGAGAGCTTTGCTCATT TCATGGTCACAAAAACATAGTGCTTAGTGTGAAGTGGAACCAAAATGGCAATTGGCTTTTAACGGCCTCGAAAGATCAGATAATCAAG CTGTATGATATAAGGACTATGAAGGAGCTTGAATCCTTTCGTGGGCACACGAAAGACGTAACAT CTTTGGCGTGGCATCCCTTCCATGAGGAATATTTTGTCAGTGGGAGCTCTGACGGATCCATTTGTCATTGGGTTGTGGG GCATGAAAACCCACAGATTGAAATCCCAAATGCTCATGATAACAGTGTTTGGGATCTTGCATGGCATCCTATTGGATATCTTCTTTGCAG TGGTAGCAATGATCACACAACCAAGTTTTGGTGCAGAAACAGGCCTGCAGATAATCCCCGAGATGTCCTTCCTATGCAGAACCAAG GCTATAATGAACAAGGTTTTGGTAATCGCCAGCCTGATAATTTCCAACCATCTGAGGCATCGCCAATTCCTGGAGCATTTGTGCCTGGGCTGACACGGAACGAGGGGACCATCCCAGGAATCGGAATAGCAATGCCATTTGATGCATCCTCTCAAGGGGAACATAAACAGCCTCTTCCAGGTTCAATGGCAGTGGGAGCTCCTCCGCTGCCACCTGGTCCGCACCCATCACTTCTTGGAAGTGGCCAGCAGCAAGGgtatcagcaacaacaacaccaccaaGGCCATCCCCAGCAAATGCCTCCAATGCCTAATATGCCTCACCATCAGCTACCACCATCAGCCCATATGCCATTGCACCCTCATCATCTTCCCCGGCCTATGCAAATGCCTCCTCACGGTCACATGCCACCTTCCTCAATGCCTATGTCTCATCAGATGCCTGGATCAATG GGAATGCAAGGTGGCATGAATCCTCAGATGTCGCAAAGTCATTTTATGGGTGCTCCTTCAGGAGTATTTCAAGGACCACCAAGCAGTGGTGGACCCCAAATGTATCCTCAAGGACGTGGTGGTTTCAACCGTCCACAAATGATGCCAGGCTACAACAACCCTTTCCAACAG cagcagcagccgcCTTTACCTCCAGGCCCTCCACCGAACAACAATCAGCAACATCAGTAG
- the LOC104769566 gene encoding flowering time control protein FY isoform X3 — MYGESMQQLPPIQNQQLGGHIPGSDMHRGSQMPPQPMMRQSSASSTNINHDYHHSSAPNNSFDPHDSFGAKRMRKHTQRRAVDYTSTVVKYIQARTWQRDSRDRTFLQATPAAAVDMLPTVAYSDNPSTSFAAKFVHTSLNKNRCSINRVLWTPSGRRLITGSQSGEFTLWNGQSFNFEMILQAHDQPIRSMVWSHNDNYMVSGDDGGTIKYWQNNMNNVKANKTAHKESVRDLSFCKTALKFCSCSDDTTVKVWDFAKFQEESSLTGHGWDVKSVDWHPTKSLLVSGGKDQLVKLWDTRTARELCSFHGHKNIVLSVKWNQNGNWLLTASKDQIIKLYDIRTMKELESFRGHTKDVTSLAWHPFHEEYFVSGSSDGSICHWVVGHENPQIEIPNAHDNSVWDLAWHPIGYLLCSGSNDHTTKFWCRNRPADNPRDVLPMQNQGYNEQGFGNRQPDNFQPSEASPIPGAFVPGLTRNEGTIPGIGIAMPFDASSQGEHKQPLPGSMAVGAPPLPPGPHPSLLGSGQQQGYQQQQHHQGHPQQMPPMPNMPHHQLPPSAHMPLHPHHLPRPMQMPPHGHMPPSSMPMSHQMPGSMGMQGGMNPQMSQSHFMGAPSGVFQGPPSSGGPQMYPQGRGGFNRPQMMPGYNNPFQQQQPPLPPGPPPNNNQQHQ, encoded by the exons ATGTACGGTGAATCGATGCAACAGCTCCCACCAATACAAAATCAACAGCTAGGGGGACATATCCCCGGCAGCGATATGCACAGGGGTTCACAGATGCCGCCACAGCCTATGATGCGGCAGTCATCAGCTTCTTCCACTAACATTAATCACGACTACCACCACTCATCTGCCCCAAACAATTCCTTTGACC CACATGACAGTTTTGGGGCGAAACGTATGAGAAAGCATACTCAGAGAAGAGCTGTTGATTACACCAGCACCGTTGTGAAATACATTCAG gCTCGAACATGGCAGCGAGACTCAAGGGATAGGACCTTTTTGCAAGCAACCCCAGCTGCAGCAGTTGAT ATGCTTCCCACTGTTGCGTATTCAGATAATCCTTCAACAAGTTTTGCTGCAAAGTTTGTTCACACATCTTTAAACAAGAATCGTTGTTCAATCAACCGTGTATTG TGGACACCTTCAGGAAGGCGTCTTATCACGGGCTCCCAAAGTGGGGAGTTTACTCTTTGGAATGGGcaatcttttaattttgaaatgatTCTTCAG GCACATGATCAACCTATAAGGTCGATGGTATGGAGCCACAATGACAATTATATGGTTTCTGGTGATGATGGAGGCAcaataaa GTATTGGCAGAACAATATGAACAATGTGAAAGCCAACAAAACTGCTCACAAGGAATCAGTTCGCGatttaag TTTTTGTAAAACAGCTTTGAAGTTCTGCTCGTGTTCTGATGATACGACTGTTAAAGTCTGGGATTTTGCCAAGTTCCAAGAAGAAAGCTCATTAACCG GCCATGGTTGGGATGTCAAGAGCGTTGACTGGCACCCGACAAAGTCCCTACTAGTTTCTG GTGGAAAAGACCAACTTGTCAAACTCTGGGATACTAGAACTGCGAGAGAGCTTTGCTCATT TCATGGTCACAAAAACATAGTGCTTAGTGTGAAGTGGAACCAAAATGGCAATTGGCTTTTAACGGCCTCGAAAGATCAGATAATCAAG CTGTATGATATAAGGACTATGAAGGAGCTTGAATCCTTTCGTGGGCACACGAAAGACGTAACAT CTTTGGCGTGGCATCCCTTCCATGAGGAATATTTTGTCAGTGGGAGCTCTGACGGATCCATTTGTCATTGGGTTGTGGG GCATGAAAACCCACAGATTGAAATCCCAAATGCTCATGATAACAGTGTTTGGGATCTTGCATGGCATCCTATTGGATATCTTCTTTGCAG TGGTAGCAATGATCACACAACCAAGTTTTGGTGCAGAAACAGGCCTGCAGATAATCCCCGAGATGTCCTTCCTATGCAGAACCAAG GCTATAATGAACAAGGTTTTGGTAATCGCCAGCCTGATAATTTCCAACCATCTGAGGCATCGCCAATTCCTGGAGCATTTGTGCCTGGGCTGACACGGAACGAGGGGACCATCCCAGGAATCGGAATAGCAATGCCATTTGATGCATCCTCTCAAGGGGAACATAAACAGCCTCTTCCAGGTTCAATGGCAGTGGGAGCTCCTCCGCTGCCACCTGGTCCGCACCCATCACTTCTTGGAAGTGGCCAGCAGCAAGGgtatcagcaacaacaacaccaccaaGGCCATCCCCAGCAAATGCCTCCAATGCCTAATATGCCTCACCATCAGCTACCACCATCAGCCCATATGCCATTGCACCCTCATCATCTTCCCCGGCCTATGCAAATGCCTCCTCACGGTCACATGCCACCTTCCTCAATGCCTATGTCTCATCAGATGCCTGGATCAATG GGAATGCAAGGTGGCATGAATCCTCAGATGTCGCAAAGTCATTTTATGGGTGCTCCTTCAGGAGTATTTCAAGGACCACCAAGCAGTGGTGGACCCCAAATGTATCCTCAAGGACGTGGTGGTTTCAACCGTCCACAAATGATGCCAGGCTACAACAACCCTTTCCAACAG cagcagccgcCTTTACCTCCAGGCCCTCCACCGAACAACAATCAGCAACATCAGTAG
- the LOC104769566 gene encoding flowering time control protein FY isoform X1 has translation MYGESMQQLPPIQNQQLGGHIPGSDMHRGSQMPPQPMMRQSSASSTNINHDYHHSSAPNNSFDPHDSFGAKRMRKHTQRRAVDYTSTVVKYIQARTWQRDSRDRTFLQATPAAAVDMLPTVAYSDNPSTSFAAKFVHTSLNKNRCSINRVLWTPSGRRLITGSQSGEFTLWNGQSFNFEMILQAHDQPIRSMVWSHNDNYMVSGDDGGTIKYWQNNMNNVKANKTAHKESVRDLSFCKTALKFCSCSDDTTVKVWDFAKFQEESSLTGHGWDVKSVDWHPTKSLLVSGGKDQLVKLWDTRTARELCSFHGHKNIVLSVKWNQNGNWLLTASKDQIIKLYDIRTMKELESFRGHTKDVTSLAWHPFHEEYFVSGSSDGSICHWVVGHENPQIEIPNAHDNSVWDLAWHPIGYLLCSGSNDHTTKFWCRNRPADNPRDVLPMQNQGYNEQGFGNRQPDNFQPSEASPIPGAFVPGLTRNEGTIPGIGIAMPFDASSQGEHKQPLPGSMAVGAPPLPPGPHPSLLGSGQQQGYQQQQHHQGHPQQMPPMPNMPHHQLPPSAHMPLHPHHLPRPMQMPPHGHMPPSSMPMSHQMPGSMGMQGGMNPQMSQSHFMGAPSGVFQGPPSSGGPQMYPQGRGGFNRPQMMPGYNNPFQQQQQQPPLPPGPPPNNNQQHQ, from the exons ATGTACGGTGAATCGATGCAACAGCTCCCACCAATACAAAATCAACAGCTAGGGGGACATATCCCCGGCAGCGATATGCACAGGGGTTCACAGATGCCGCCACAGCCTATGATGCGGCAGTCATCAGCTTCTTCCACTAACATTAATCACGACTACCACCACTCATCTGCCCCAAACAATTCCTTTGACC CACATGACAGTTTTGGGGCGAAACGTATGAGAAAGCATACTCAGAGAAGAGCTGTTGATTACACCAGCACCGTTGTGAAATACATTCAG gCTCGAACATGGCAGCGAGACTCAAGGGATAGGACCTTTTTGCAAGCAACCCCAGCTGCAGCAGTTGAT ATGCTTCCCACTGTTGCGTATTCAGATAATCCTTCAACAAGTTTTGCTGCAAAGTTTGTTCACACATCTTTAAACAAGAATCGTTGTTCAATCAACCGTGTATTG TGGACACCTTCAGGAAGGCGTCTTATCACGGGCTCCCAAAGTGGGGAGTTTACTCTTTGGAATGGGcaatcttttaattttgaaatgatTCTTCAG GCACATGATCAACCTATAAGGTCGATGGTATGGAGCCACAATGACAATTATATGGTTTCTGGTGATGATGGAGGCAcaataaa GTATTGGCAGAACAATATGAACAATGTGAAAGCCAACAAAACTGCTCACAAGGAATCAGTTCGCGatttaag TTTTTGTAAAACAGCTTTGAAGTTCTGCTCGTGTTCTGATGATACGACTGTTAAAGTCTGGGATTTTGCCAAGTTCCAAGAAGAAAGCTCATTAACCG GCCATGGTTGGGATGTCAAGAGCGTTGACTGGCACCCGACAAAGTCCCTACTAGTTTCTG GTGGAAAAGACCAACTTGTCAAACTCTGGGATACTAGAACTGCGAGAGAGCTTTGCTCATT TCATGGTCACAAAAACATAGTGCTTAGTGTGAAGTGGAACCAAAATGGCAATTGGCTTTTAACGGCCTCGAAAGATCAGATAATCAAG CTGTATGATATAAGGACTATGAAGGAGCTTGAATCCTTTCGTGGGCACACGAAAGACGTAACAT CTTTGGCGTGGCATCCCTTCCATGAGGAATATTTTGTCAGTGGGAGCTCTGACGGATCCATTTGTCATTGGGTTGTGGG GCATGAAAACCCACAGATTGAAATCCCAAATGCTCATGATAACAGTGTTTGGGATCTTGCATGGCATCCTATTGGATATCTTCTTTGCAG TGGTAGCAATGATCACACAACCAAGTTTTGGTGCAGAAACAGGCCTGCAGATAATCCCCGAGATGTCCTTCCTATGCAGAACCAAG GCTATAATGAACAAGGTTTTGGTAATCGCCAGCCTGATAATTTCCAACCATCTGAGGCATCGCCAATTCCTGGAGCATTTGTGCCTGGGCTGACACGGAACGAGGGGACCATCCCAGGAATCGGAATAGCAATGCCATTTGATGCATCCTCTCAAGGGGAACATAAACAGCCTCTTCCAGGTTCAATGGCAGTGGGAGCTCCTCCGCTGCCACCTGGTCCGCACCCATCACTTCTTGGAAGTGGCCAGCAGCAAGGgtatcagcaacaacaacaccaccaaGGCCATCCCCAGCAAATGCCTCCAATGCCTAATATGCCTCACCATCAGCTACCACCATCAGCCCATATGCCATTGCACCCTCATCATCTTCCCCGGCCTATGCAAATGCCTCCTCACGGTCACATGCCACCTTCCTCAATGCCTATGTCTCATCAGATGCCTGGATCAATG GGAATGCAAGGTGGCATGAATCCTCAGATGTCGCAAAGTCATTTTATGGGTGCTCCTTCAGGAGTATTTCAAGGACCACCAAGCAGTGGTGGACCCCAAATGTATCCTCAAGGACGTGGTGGTTTCAACCGTCCACAAATGATGCCAGGCTACAACAACCCTTTCCAACAG cagcagcagcagccgcCTTTACCTCCAGGCCCTCCACCGAACAACAATCAGCAACATCAGTAG
- the LOC104769567 gene encoding ADP,ATP carrier protein 2, mitochondrial-like, which translates to MVEKTQHTTILQKASSDQFLRSTVSHDVQGYASAFQSPATYQRRASYGNYSNAVFQNPLVAASRIATTTSPVFVQAPGEKGFTNFAIDFLMGGVSAAVSKTAAAPIERVKLLIQNQDEMLKAGRLSQPYKGIGECFGRTIKDEGFGSLWRGNTANVIRYFPTQALNFAFKDYFKRLFNFKKDRDGYWKWFAGNLASGGAAGASSLLFVYSLDYARTRLANDSKSAKKGGERQFNGLVDVYKKTLRSDGIAGLYRGFNISCAGIIVYRGLYFGLYDSVKPVLLTGDMQDSFFASFALGWLITNGAGLASYPIDTVRRRMMMTSGEAVKYKSSMDAFQQILKNEGAKSLFKGAGANILRAIAGAGVLAGYDKLQLIVFGKKYGSGGA; encoded by the exons ATGGTTGAAAAGACTCAGCACACCACGATTCTTCAAAAGGCTTCTTCTGACCAATTCTTGCGTTCTACTGTTTCTCACGATGTTCAGGGTTATGCTTCTGCTTTTCAGAGCCCTGCTACGTACCAAAGGCGAGCATCATACGGAAACTACTCGAATGCTGTATTTCAGAATCCTCTTGTGGCCGCATCTCGGATTGCTACTACTACTTCTCCTGTGTTTGTCCAAGCTCCAGGAGAGAAAGGGTTCACTAACTTTGCTATTGATTTCCTGATGGGTGGTGTTTCTGCTGCTGTATCTAAGACCGCTGCTGCTCCCATTGAGCGTGTCAAGCTTTTGATTCAAAACCAGGATGAGATGCTCAAGGCTGGCAGGCTCTCTCAGCCTTATAAGGGTATTGGTGAATGTTTCGGCAGGACAATTAAGGATGAGGGTTTTGGTTCTTTGTGGAGAGGAAACACAGCTAATGTTATCCGTTACTTCCCCACTCAG GCCTTGAACTTTGCATTCAAAGATTACTTCAAGAGGCTTTTCAACTTCAAGAAAGACAGGGATGGCTACTGGAAGTGGTTTGCTGGTAACTTGGCATCTGGAGGTGCTGCTGGTGCCTCATCCCTTCTCTTTGTGTACTCTCTTGACTATGCACGTACCCGTCTTGCCAATGACTCTAAGTCTGCCAAGAAGGGAGGTGAAAGGCAGTTCAATGGTCTTGTTGATGTCTACAAGAAGACCCTCAGGTCGGATGGTATTGCTGGACTTTACCGTGGATTCAACATCTCCTGTGCTGGTATTATTGTCTACCGTGGTCTCTACTTTGGACTGTACGACTCTGTGAAGCCTGTTCTCCTCACCGGAGACATGCAG GACAGCTTCTTCGCTAGTTTTGCTCTTGGATGGCTCATCACCAATGGTGCGGGTCTTGCATCCTACCCGATTGACACTGTCCGAAGAAGAATGATGATGACATCAGGTGAAGCAGTAAAGTACAAGAGTTCGATGGATGCCTTCCAACAGATCCTGAAGAACGAAGGAGCCAAGTCACTGTTCAAGGGTGCTGGTGCCAACATCCTGCGTGCCATTGCAGGTGCTGGTGTGCTTGCTGGCTACGACAAGCTGCAGTTAATCGTCTTCGGCAAGAAGTACGGTTCTGGAGGTGCCTAA
- the LOC104769568 gene encoding uncharacterized protein LOC104769568 encodes MGKASGLLLCLLGFGFFVVTYNLLTLIVHNRSGVSNSYGSPLVDDPVVQMPLNIRKAKTSPAPFHVALTATDAPYNKWQCRIMYYWYQQKKALPGSDMGGFTRILHSGNSDNLMDEIPTFVVDPLPPGLDRGYVVLNRPWAFVQWLERATIKEDYVLMAEPDHIFVNPLPNLAVGGFPAAFPFFYITPEKYENIVRKYYPVGMGPVTNIDPIGNSPVIISKESLEKIAPTWMNISLTMKNDPETDKAFGWVLEMYGYAIASALHGVRHILRKDFMLQPPWDLSTKGKFIIHYTYGCDYNMKGELTYGKIGEWRFDKRSHLRGPPPRNMSMPPRGVPESVVTLVKMVNEATSNIPNWDTL; translated from the exons ATGGGGAAAGCGTCGGGCTTGCTTCTGTGTTTGTTGGGTTTTGGGTTCTTTGTTGTGACATATAATCTTCTGACACTTATAGTTCACAATAGATCTGGTGTGAGTAATTCATATGGGAGTCCACTTGTTGATGATCCTGTTGTTCAGATGCCTCTTAACATTAGAAAGGCCAAGACTTCTCCAGCACCTTTTCATGTTGCTCTTACGGCCACTGATGCACCTTATAATAAGTGGCAGTGTCGTATTATGTATTATTGGTATCAGCAGAAGAAAGCTCTTCCTGGCTCTGATATGGGAGGCTTCACCCGCATTTTGCACTCTGGTAATTCCGATAACTTGATGGATGAAATACCCACTTTTGTTGTTGATCCTCTTCCCCCAGGTCTTGATCGG GGGTATGTTGTCTTGAATAGACCTTGGGCATTCGTGCAATGGCTTGAAAGAGCTACCATCAAGGAAGA CTATGTGCTCATGGCAGAGCCTGATCATATATTTGTTAACCCTTTACCCAATTTGGCTGTTGGAGGATTCCCAGCAGCGTTTCCGTTTTTCTATATTACTCCTGAAAAGTACGAAAACATTGTCAGAAAGTATTATCCAGTGGGGATGGGCCCGGTAACAAATATCGATCCCATTGGAAACTCTCCTGTTATTATAAGCAAG GAATCACTTGAAAAGATCGCTCCTACATGGATGAATATCTCACTGACAATGAAAAACGATCCAGAAACGGataaggcatttggatgggtgTTGGAAAT GTACGGTTATGCAATTGCCTCTGCTCTGCATGGGGTGCGGCACATACTTCGGAAGGATTTCATGCTTCAG CCTCCGTGGGATTTGTCTACCAAGGGGAAGTTTATTATCCATTACACTTATGGATGCGATTACAACATGAAG GGGGAGCTGACATATGGCAAAATAGGAGAGTGGCGATTCGATAAGAGATCACATTTGCGGGGTCCTCCTCCGAGGAACATGTCCATGCCGCCTCGCGGTGTTCCAGAAAGTGTG GTGACTCTTGTGAAGATGGTGAATGAAGCTACTTCGAATATTCCAAATTGGGACACTCTCTAA
- the LOC104769571 gene encoding 50S ribosomal protein L10, chloroplastic-like — MEVALLSFSSSLSPLCHKRISTVTPKTSNSPNYPRLPVIRSAVSRNKKEETVEAVKSHLENCHLLAAINYKGLTVKQFQDLRRTLPDTTKLIVAKNTLVFKAIEGTKWEALKPCMKGMNAWLFVQTDEIPSAIKPYRSFQKERKLEDNDFAGAVFEGKFYAPDNFKVLETMPTRAEVYAKLLGALQSPAINLVSTLQAPAIEVIMVLKAYIKKLEDESNA; from the coding sequence ATGGAAGTGgctcttctctccttctcgtCTTCCTTGTCTCCCCTCTGCCACAAGCGAATCTCAACCGTAACACCCAAAACCTCGAATTCCCCAAACTACCCTCGCCTCCCGGTCATCAGATCCGCCGTGTCTCGTAACAAAAAGGAAGAGACAGTCGAAGCCGTCAAGTCCCATCTCGAGAACTGCCATCTCCTCGCAGCCATCAACTACAAAGGCCTAACCGTCAAGCAGTTTCAAGACCTCCGTAGAACTCTCCCTGACACTACGAAGCTCATCGTAGCCAAGAACACTCTGGTCTTCAAAGCCATTGAAGGCACCAAATGGGAAGCTCTCAAGCCTTGTATGAAAGGCATGAACGCTTGGCTTTTCGTTCAGACTGATGAAATCCCTTCCGCCATCAAACCCTACCGGAGCTTCCAGAAGGAACGCAAGCTTGAAGACAATGACTTTGCTGGTGCCGTCTTCGAAGGTAAGTTCTACGCTCCTGACAATTTCAAAGTTCTCGAGACCATGCCCACTCGTGCTGAGGTCTACGCTAAGCTGCTCGGCGCTCTGCAATCTCCGGCCATTAATCTCGTCTCTACTTTACAAGCACCGGCTATTGAGGTTATCATGGTGCTTAAGGCTTATATCAAAAAGTTGGAGGATGAGAGCAATGCATAA